The Manihot esculenta cultivar AM560-2 chromosome 1, M.esculenta_v8, whole genome shotgun sequence genome has a window encoding:
- the LOC110619391 gene encoding indole-3-acetic acid-induced protein ARG2: MARSFSNAKVLSALITKAINMRGFSAAAAAPQGVVSSVPRGGASMVKKTAEENIGSAEKVSWVPDPRTGFYKPENIAEEIDAVELRALLLKKH; encoded by the coding sequence ATGGCTCGCTCTTTTTCAAATGCAAAGGTTCTTTCTGCTTTGATCACCAAGGCAATCAACATGCGAGGGTTTTCAGCGGCAGCCGCTGCACCACAAGGAGTTGTGTCCAGCGTGCCAAGAGGAGGAGCTTCCATGGTCAAGAAAACAGCGGAGGAGAATATTGGTTCCGCCGAGAAGGTCTCGTGGGTTCCAGACCCTCGTACCGGATTCTATAAACCAGAAAATATAGCTGAGGAGATTGATGCGGTGGAACTAAGAGCTTTGTTGTTGAAGAAGCATTga
- the LOC110619941 gene encoding poly [ADP-ribose] polymerase 2-A isoform X1: MVNKFKADELGTELSRRGPSAAGTNPKKERLDSAHGKEKHSGVSAGKKRQRKLRVDDLDGIKKIKAIEDLHEQEILRSISSSGSKSELMASPCAVESNDLADAHDGLSVREQNEAKETSKEEKQLTNKKKGSAVLDQHLPDHIKTQYHVLEQGDNIYDATLNQTNVGDNNNKFYVIQALVTAESNDGGKFMVYTRWGRVGIKGQDKLQGPYASREGAVQDFEAKFFSKTKNHWSNRKEFICHSKCYVLLEMDCEADQKSDVQEKPAIGSHLQASKLDPQIANFISLICNPDMMKQRMQQLGYNPERLPLGKLSRSTILKGYDVLRRISDTIDKSDREKLEELSGEFYTIIPHDFGFRKMRDFIIDTHYKLKCKLEMVEALGEIEIAASLFKDDIYSQADPLYSHYQCLRCELVPLKVGSAEFSMIDKYIHNTGDETHYRIDIVHLFKASREGEDERFKKFSNAKNRMLLWHGSQLTNWTGILSQGLRIAPPEAPSRGYSFGKGIYFADMFAKSVRYCGADWVNSDAVLILCEVALGDINEIQTFDHSPHQLPKGNLSAKAIGRTEPDPSKVEILEDGIIVPQGKPIDQTKPKAVWGMNEYIIFNVDQIRIRYVVHVKLCYNGVN, translated from the exons ATGGTAAACAAGTTCAAAGCAGACGAGCTTGGGACAGAGCTTTCCAGGCGCGGTCCAAGCGCCGCTGGAACCAACCCCAAAAAG GAAAGGTTGGATTCAGCCCATGGAAAGGAAAAACATTCTGGTGTTTCTGCCGGCAAAAAGCGCCAAAGAAAATTGAGAGTCGATGATTTGGATGGAATCAAGAAAATCAAGGCCATTGAGGATCTTCATGAACAAGAAATCCTTAGAAGCATTTCGTCAAGCGGGTCAAAGTCAGAACTAATGGCCAGTCCCTGTGCTGTGGAGTCAAACGACCTTGCAGATGCACATGACGGTTTGTCCG TTAGAGAACAAAATGAAGCAAAAGAAACAAGcaaagaagaaaagcaacttaCCAATAAGAAGAAGGGCAGTGCAGTGCTGGACCAGCATCTGCCAGATCATATAAAGACACAGTACCATGTTTTGGAACAA GGGGATAATATCTACGATGCCACATTGAACCAAACAAACGTTGGAGATAATAACAACAAGTTCTACGTGATTCAAGCTCTTG TAACTGCAGAATCCAATGATGGAGGTAAATTCATGGTATACACTAGATGGGGCAGGGTAGGAATAAAAGGTCAAGACAAGTTGCAAGGCCCTTATGCATCAAGGGAAGGTGCAGTTCAGGATTTTGAAGCAAAGTTCTTTTCAAAGACTAAGAATCATTGGTCCAACAGGAAAGAATTCATTTGCCATTCGAAGTGCTACGTTTTACTGGAAATGGACTGCGAGGCAGACCAAAAGTCAGAT GTACAGGAAAAGCCTGCTATTGGAAGTCATCTCCAGGCATCAAAGCTTGATCCTCAAATTGCAAATTTCATCTCTCTTATTTGCAACCCTGACATGATGAAGCAGCGAATGCAACAATTAG GGTACAATCCTGAAAGGTTGCCACTTGGTAAGCTGAGCAGATCAACAATCTTAAAG GGCTATGATGTCCTGAGGAGGATATCCGACACTATTGACAAATCGGATAGAGAAAAGCTTGAGGAATTAAGTGG GGAATTTTATACGATAATACCCCATGATTTTGGTTTTAGAAAAATGC GCGACTTTATTATTGACACCCATTATAAATTGAAATGCAAGCTGGAAATG GTTGAAGCTCTGGGTGAAATTGAAATAGCTGCTTCATTATTCAAGGATGACATCTATTCACAG GCAGACCCACTTTATTCCCATTATCAGTGCCTCCGTTGTGAATTAGTACCGCTTAAAGTTGGTTCTGCAGAATTCTCAATG ATTGACAAGTATATACATAATACTGGTGATGAAACTCATTATAGAATCGATATTGTTCACTTGTTTAAGGCTTCCAGGGAAGGTGAGGATGAACGGTTCAAGAAG TTTTCTAATGCCAAAAATAGAATGCTCTTATGGCATGGGTCTCAGCTGACAAACTGGACTGGCATTTTATCACAAG GTTTACGCATTGCTCCTCCTGAAGCACCTTCAAGAGGTTACTCTTTTGGGAAGGGGATATATTTTGCTGATATGTTTGCCAAAAGTGTTCGTTATTGTGGTGCGGACTGGGTAAATTCTGATGCTGTGCTGATTTTATGTGAG GTTGCGTTGGGTGACATAAACGAGATTCAAACTTTTGATCACAGTCCTCACCAGTTGCCAAAGGGAAATCTAAG TGCAAAAGCAATTGGCAGAACGGAACCAGACCCCTCAAAAGTCGAGATTCTTGAAGACGGTATAATTGTTCCACAAGGGAAACCCATAGACCAAACAAAGCCCAAG GCAGTATGGGGTATGAACGAGTATATAATATTCAACGTAGATCAGATTCGAATACGTTATGTCGTTCATGTGAAGCTCTGCTACAATGGGGTCAACTGA
- the LOC110617091 gene encoding U1 small nuclear ribonucleoprotein A yields the protein MALLEQKNVADVNNVSTGTEVPPNVTIYINNLNEKIKIDELKKSLHAVFSQFGKILEILAFKTLKHKGQAWVVFEDVQSATNAMRQMQSFPFYDKPMRIQFAKTKSDIIAKADGTFVPREKRKRHEEKGKKKKEHHDANQAGIGLAPAYAGAYGATPPLSQIPYPGGAKSMVPEAPAPPNNILFIQNLPNETTPMMLQMLFQQYPGFKEVRMVETKPGIAFVEYGDEMQSTVAMHGLQGFKIQQNTMLITYAKK from the exons ATGGCGTTGCTAGAGCAAAAGAACGTAGCGGATGTGAATAATGTGAGTACAGGCACTGAAGTCCCTCCCAACGTCACTATTTACATTAACAATCTCAACGAGAAAATCAAAATCGATG AGTTGAAGAAATCCCTCCACGCCGTCTTCTCCCAATTCGGGAAGATTTTGGAGATTTTGGCATTCAAGACGCTGAAACACAAAGGGCAAGCTTGGGTTGTTTTCGAGGATGTTCAATCAGCTACTAATGCTATGAGGCAAATGCAGTCTTTCCCTTTCTATGACAAGCCAATG AGAATACAATTTGCAAAAACTAAATCGGATATCATTGCAAAAGCTGATGGCACTTTTGTTCCaagggaaaaaagaaagagGCATGAAGAGAAAG gaaaaaagaagaaagagcatCATGATGCAAATCAAGCTGGGATTGGTCTGGCTCCTGCTTATGCTGGTGCCTATGGTGCAACTCCTCCG TTATCACAAATACCCTATCCAGGTGGTGCAAAATCTATGGTTCCTGAGGCTCCAGCTCCACCAAATAATATACTCTTCATTCAAAATCTCCCCAATGAGACAACTCCAATGATGCTGCAAATGTTATTCCAGCAGTACCCTGGTTTTAAGGAGGTTAGGATGGTGGAAACAAAGCCAGGGATTGCCTTTGTAGAGTATGGAGATGAGATGCAGTCAACAGTCGCAATGCATGGACTTCAGGGTTTCAAGATACAGCAAAATACAATGTTAATTACTTATGCCAAGAAATAG
- the LOC110619941 gene encoding poly [ADP-ribose] polymerase 2-A isoform X5: MVNKFKADELGTELSRRGPSAAGTNPKKERLDSAHGKEKHSGVSAGKKRQRKLRVDDLDGIKKIKAIEDLHEQEILRSISSSGSKSELMASPCAVESNDLADAHDGLSAKETSKEEKQLTNKKKGSAVLDQHLPDHIKTQYHVLEQGDNIYDATLNQTNVGDNNNKFYVIQALVTAESNDGGKFMVYTRWGRVGIKGQDKLQGPYASREGAVQDFEAKFFSKTKNHWSNRKEFICHSKCYVLLEMDCEADQKSDVQEKPAIGSHLQASKLDPQIANFISLICNPDMMKQRMQQLGYNPERLPLGKLSRSTILKGYDVLRRISDTIDKSDREKLEELSGEFYTIIPHDFGFRKMRDFIIDTHYKLKCKLEMVEALGEIEIAASLFKDDIYSQADPLYSHYQCLRCELVPLKVGSAEFSMIDKYIHNTGDETHYRIDIVHLFKASREGEDERFKKFSNAKNRMLLWHGSQLTNWTGILSQGLRIAPPEAPSRGYSFGKGIYFADMFAKSVRYCGADWVNSDAVLILCEVALGDINEIQTFDHSPHQLPKGNLSAKAIGRTEPDPSKVEILEDGIIVPQGKPIDQTKPKAVWGMNEYIIFNVDQIRIRYVVHVKLCYNGVN, encoded by the exons ATGGTAAACAAGTTCAAAGCAGACGAGCTTGGGACAGAGCTTTCCAGGCGCGGTCCAAGCGCCGCTGGAACCAACCCCAAAAAG GAAAGGTTGGATTCAGCCCATGGAAAGGAAAAACATTCTGGTGTTTCTGCCGGCAAAAAGCGCCAAAGAAAATTGAGAGTCGATGATTTGGATGGAATCAAGAAAATCAAGGCCATTGAGGATCTTCATGAACAAGAAATCCTTAGAAGCATTTCGTCAAGCGGGTCAAAGTCAGAACTAATGGCCAGTCCCTGTGCTGTGGAGTCAAACGACCTTGCAGATGCACATGACGGTTTGTCCG CAAAAGAAACAAGcaaagaagaaaagcaacttaCCAATAAGAAGAAGGGCAGTGCAGTGCTGGACCAGCATCTGCCAGATCATATAAAGACACAGTACCATGTTTTGGAACAA GGGGATAATATCTACGATGCCACATTGAACCAAACAAACGTTGGAGATAATAACAACAAGTTCTACGTGATTCAAGCTCTTG TAACTGCAGAATCCAATGATGGAGGTAAATTCATGGTATACACTAGATGGGGCAGGGTAGGAATAAAAGGTCAAGACAAGTTGCAAGGCCCTTATGCATCAAGGGAAGGTGCAGTTCAGGATTTTGAAGCAAAGTTCTTTTCAAAGACTAAGAATCATTGGTCCAACAGGAAAGAATTCATTTGCCATTCGAAGTGCTACGTTTTACTGGAAATGGACTGCGAGGCAGACCAAAAGTCAGAT GTACAGGAAAAGCCTGCTATTGGAAGTCATCTCCAGGCATCAAAGCTTGATCCTCAAATTGCAAATTTCATCTCTCTTATTTGCAACCCTGACATGATGAAGCAGCGAATGCAACAATTAG GGTACAATCCTGAAAGGTTGCCACTTGGTAAGCTGAGCAGATCAACAATCTTAAAG GGCTATGATGTCCTGAGGAGGATATCCGACACTATTGACAAATCGGATAGAGAAAAGCTTGAGGAATTAAGTGG GGAATTTTATACGATAATACCCCATGATTTTGGTTTTAGAAAAATGC GCGACTTTATTATTGACACCCATTATAAATTGAAATGCAAGCTGGAAATG GTTGAAGCTCTGGGTGAAATTGAAATAGCTGCTTCATTATTCAAGGATGACATCTATTCACAG GCAGACCCACTTTATTCCCATTATCAGTGCCTCCGTTGTGAATTAGTACCGCTTAAAGTTGGTTCTGCAGAATTCTCAATG ATTGACAAGTATATACATAATACTGGTGATGAAACTCATTATAGAATCGATATTGTTCACTTGTTTAAGGCTTCCAGGGAAGGTGAGGATGAACGGTTCAAGAAG TTTTCTAATGCCAAAAATAGAATGCTCTTATGGCATGGGTCTCAGCTGACAAACTGGACTGGCATTTTATCACAAG GTTTACGCATTGCTCCTCCTGAAGCACCTTCAAGAGGTTACTCTTTTGGGAAGGGGATATATTTTGCTGATATGTTTGCCAAAAGTGTTCGTTATTGTGGTGCGGACTGGGTAAATTCTGATGCTGTGCTGATTTTATGTGAG GTTGCGTTGGGTGACATAAACGAGATTCAAACTTTTGATCACAGTCCTCACCAGTTGCCAAAGGGAAATCTAAG TGCAAAAGCAATTGGCAGAACGGAACCAGACCCCTCAAAAGTCGAGATTCTTGAAGACGGTATAATTGTTCCACAAGGGAAACCCATAGACCAAACAAAGCCCAAG GCAGTATGGGGTATGAACGAGTATATAATATTCAACGTAGATCAGATTCGAATACGTTATGTCGTTCATGTGAAGCTCTGCTACAATGGGGTCAACTGA
- the LOC110619941 gene encoding poly [ADP-ribose] polymerase 2-A isoform X2, translating into MVNKFKADELGTELSRRGPSAAGTNPKKERLDSAHGKEKHSGVSAGKKRQRKLRVDDLDGIKKIKAIEDLHEQEILRSISSSGSKSELMASPCAVESNDLADAHDGLSVREQNEAKETSKEEKQLTNKKKGSAVLDQHLPDHIKTQYHVLEQGDNIYDATLNQTNVGDNNNKFYVIQALVTAESNDGGKFMVYTRWGRVGIKGQDKLQGPYASREGAVQDFEAKFFSKTKNHWSNRKEFICHSKCYVLLEMDCEADQKSDEKPAIGSHLQASKLDPQIANFISLICNPDMMKQRMQQLGYNPERLPLGKLSRSTILKGYDVLRRISDTIDKSDREKLEELSGEFYTIIPHDFGFRKMRDFIIDTHYKLKCKLEMVEALGEIEIAASLFKDDIYSQADPLYSHYQCLRCELVPLKVGSAEFSMIDKYIHNTGDETHYRIDIVHLFKASREGEDERFKKFSNAKNRMLLWHGSQLTNWTGILSQGLRIAPPEAPSRGYSFGKGIYFADMFAKSVRYCGADWVNSDAVLILCEVALGDINEIQTFDHSPHQLPKGNLSAKAIGRTEPDPSKVEILEDGIIVPQGKPIDQTKPKAVWGMNEYIIFNVDQIRIRYVVHVKLCYNGVN; encoded by the exons ATGGTAAACAAGTTCAAAGCAGACGAGCTTGGGACAGAGCTTTCCAGGCGCGGTCCAAGCGCCGCTGGAACCAACCCCAAAAAG GAAAGGTTGGATTCAGCCCATGGAAAGGAAAAACATTCTGGTGTTTCTGCCGGCAAAAAGCGCCAAAGAAAATTGAGAGTCGATGATTTGGATGGAATCAAGAAAATCAAGGCCATTGAGGATCTTCATGAACAAGAAATCCTTAGAAGCATTTCGTCAAGCGGGTCAAAGTCAGAACTAATGGCCAGTCCCTGTGCTGTGGAGTCAAACGACCTTGCAGATGCACATGACGGTTTGTCCG TTAGAGAACAAAATGAAGCAAAAGAAACAAGcaaagaagaaaagcaacttaCCAATAAGAAGAAGGGCAGTGCAGTGCTGGACCAGCATCTGCCAGATCATATAAAGACACAGTACCATGTTTTGGAACAA GGGGATAATATCTACGATGCCACATTGAACCAAACAAACGTTGGAGATAATAACAACAAGTTCTACGTGATTCAAGCTCTTG TAACTGCAGAATCCAATGATGGAGGTAAATTCATGGTATACACTAGATGGGGCAGGGTAGGAATAAAAGGTCAAGACAAGTTGCAAGGCCCTTATGCATCAAGGGAAGGTGCAGTTCAGGATTTTGAAGCAAAGTTCTTTTCAAAGACTAAGAATCATTGGTCCAACAGGAAAGAATTCATTTGCCATTCGAAGTGCTACGTTTTACTGGAAATGGACTGCGAGGCAGACCAAAAGTCAGAT GAAAAGCCTGCTATTGGAAGTCATCTCCAGGCATCAAAGCTTGATCCTCAAATTGCAAATTTCATCTCTCTTATTTGCAACCCTGACATGATGAAGCAGCGAATGCAACAATTAG GGTACAATCCTGAAAGGTTGCCACTTGGTAAGCTGAGCAGATCAACAATCTTAAAG GGCTATGATGTCCTGAGGAGGATATCCGACACTATTGACAAATCGGATAGAGAAAAGCTTGAGGAATTAAGTGG GGAATTTTATACGATAATACCCCATGATTTTGGTTTTAGAAAAATGC GCGACTTTATTATTGACACCCATTATAAATTGAAATGCAAGCTGGAAATG GTTGAAGCTCTGGGTGAAATTGAAATAGCTGCTTCATTATTCAAGGATGACATCTATTCACAG GCAGACCCACTTTATTCCCATTATCAGTGCCTCCGTTGTGAATTAGTACCGCTTAAAGTTGGTTCTGCAGAATTCTCAATG ATTGACAAGTATATACATAATACTGGTGATGAAACTCATTATAGAATCGATATTGTTCACTTGTTTAAGGCTTCCAGGGAAGGTGAGGATGAACGGTTCAAGAAG TTTTCTAATGCCAAAAATAGAATGCTCTTATGGCATGGGTCTCAGCTGACAAACTGGACTGGCATTTTATCACAAG GTTTACGCATTGCTCCTCCTGAAGCACCTTCAAGAGGTTACTCTTTTGGGAAGGGGATATATTTTGCTGATATGTTTGCCAAAAGTGTTCGTTATTGTGGTGCGGACTGGGTAAATTCTGATGCTGTGCTGATTTTATGTGAG GTTGCGTTGGGTGACATAAACGAGATTCAAACTTTTGATCACAGTCCTCACCAGTTGCCAAAGGGAAATCTAAG TGCAAAAGCAATTGGCAGAACGGAACCAGACCCCTCAAAAGTCGAGATTCTTGAAGACGGTATAATTGTTCCACAAGGGAAACCCATAGACCAAACAAAGCCCAAG GCAGTATGGGGTATGAACGAGTATATAATATTCAACGTAGATCAGATTCGAATACGTTATGTCGTTCATGTGAAGCTCTGCTACAATGGGGTCAACTGA
- the LOC110619941 gene encoding poly [ADP-ribose] polymerase 2-A isoform X3, which translates to MVNKFKADELGTELSRRGPSAAGTNPKKERLDSAHGKEKHSGVSAGKKRQRKLRVDDLDGIKKIKAIEDLHEQEILRSISSSGSKSELMASPCAVESNDLADAHDGLSVREQNEAKETSKEEKQLTNKKKGSAVLDQHLPDHIKTQYHVLEQGDNIYDATLNQTNVGDNNNKFYVIQALESNDGGKFMVYTRWGRVGIKGQDKLQGPYASREGAVQDFEAKFFSKTKNHWSNRKEFICHSKCYVLLEMDCEADQKSDVQEKPAIGSHLQASKLDPQIANFISLICNPDMMKQRMQQLGYNPERLPLGKLSRSTILKGYDVLRRISDTIDKSDREKLEELSGEFYTIIPHDFGFRKMRDFIIDTHYKLKCKLEMVEALGEIEIAASLFKDDIYSQADPLYSHYQCLRCELVPLKVGSAEFSMIDKYIHNTGDETHYRIDIVHLFKASREGEDERFKKFSNAKNRMLLWHGSQLTNWTGILSQGLRIAPPEAPSRGYSFGKGIYFADMFAKSVRYCGADWVNSDAVLILCEVALGDINEIQTFDHSPHQLPKGNLSAKAIGRTEPDPSKVEILEDGIIVPQGKPIDQTKPKAVWGMNEYIIFNVDQIRIRYVVHVKLCYNGVN; encoded by the exons ATGGTAAACAAGTTCAAAGCAGACGAGCTTGGGACAGAGCTTTCCAGGCGCGGTCCAAGCGCCGCTGGAACCAACCCCAAAAAG GAAAGGTTGGATTCAGCCCATGGAAAGGAAAAACATTCTGGTGTTTCTGCCGGCAAAAAGCGCCAAAGAAAATTGAGAGTCGATGATTTGGATGGAATCAAGAAAATCAAGGCCATTGAGGATCTTCATGAACAAGAAATCCTTAGAAGCATTTCGTCAAGCGGGTCAAAGTCAGAACTAATGGCCAGTCCCTGTGCTGTGGAGTCAAACGACCTTGCAGATGCACATGACGGTTTGTCCG TTAGAGAACAAAATGAAGCAAAAGAAACAAGcaaagaagaaaagcaacttaCCAATAAGAAGAAGGGCAGTGCAGTGCTGGACCAGCATCTGCCAGATCATATAAAGACACAGTACCATGTTTTGGAACAA GGGGATAATATCTACGATGCCACATTGAACCAAACAAACGTTGGAGATAATAACAACAAGTTCTACGTGATTCAAGCTCTTG AATCCAATGATGGAGGTAAATTCATGGTATACACTAGATGGGGCAGGGTAGGAATAAAAGGTCAAGACAAGTTGCAAGGCCCTTATGCATCAAGGGAAGGTGCAGTTCAGGATTTTGAAGCAAAGTTCTTTTCAAAGACTAAGAATCATTGGTCCAACAGGAAAGAATTCATTTGCCATTCGAAGTGCTACGTTTTACTGGAAATGGACTGCGAGGCAGACCAAAAGTCAGAT GTACAGGAAAAGCCTGCTATTGGAAGTCATCTCCAGGCATCAAAGCTTGATCCTCAAATTGCAAATTTCATCTCTCTTATTTGCAACCCTGACATGATGAAGCAGCGAATGCAACAATTAG GGTACAATCCTGAAAGGTTGCCACTTGGTAAGCTGAGCAGATCAACAATCTTAAAG GGCTATGATGTCCTGAGGAGGATATCCGACACTATTGACAAATCGGATAGAGAAAAGCTTGAGGAATTAAGTGG GGAATTTTATACGATAATACCCCATGATTTTGGTTTTAGAAAAATGC GCGACTTTATTATTGACACCCATTATAAATTGAAATGCAAGCTGGAAATG GTTGAAGCTCTGGGTGAAATTGAAATAGCTGCTTCATTATTCAAGGATGACATCTATTCACAG GCAGACCCACTTTATTCCCATTATCAGTGCCTCCGTTGTGAATTAGTACCGCTTAAAGTTGGTTCTGCAGAATTCTCAATG ATTGACAAGTATATACATAATACTGGTGATGAAACTCATTATAGAATCGATATTGTTCACTTGTTTAAGGCTTCCAGGGAAGGTGAGGATGAACGGTTCAAGAAG TTTTCTAATGCCAAAAATAGAATGCTCTTATGGCATGGGTCTCAGCTGACAAACTGGACTGGCATTTTATCACAAG GTTTACGCATTGCTCCTCCTGAAGCACCTTCAAGAGGTTACTCTTTTGGGAAGGGGATATATTTTGCTGATATGTTTGCCAAAAGTGTTCGTTATTGTGGTGCGGACTGGGTAAATTCTGATGCTGTGCTGATTTTATGTGAG GTTGCGTTGGGTGACATAAACGAGATTCAAACTTTTGATCACAGTCCTCACCAGTTGCCAAAGGGAAATCTAAG TGCAAAAGCAATTGGCAGAACGGAACCAGACCCCTCAAAAGTCGAGATTCTTGAAGACGGTATAATTGTTCCACAAGGGAAACCCATAGACCAAACAAAGCCCAAG GCAGTATGGGGTATGAACGAGTATATAATATTCAACGTAGATCAGATTCGAATACGTTATGTCGTTCATGTGAAGCTCTGCTACAATGGGGTCAACTGA
- the LOC110619941 gene encoding poly [ADP-ribose] polymerase 2-A isoform X4: MVNKFKADELGTELSRRGPSAAGTNPKKERLDSAHGKEKHSGVSAGKKRQRKLRVDDLDGIKKIKAIEDLHEQEILRSISSSGSKSELMASPCAVESNDLADAHDVREQNEAKETSKEEKQLTNKKKGSAVLDQHLPDHIKTQYHVLEQGDNIYDATLNQTNVGDNNNKFYVIQALVTAESNDGGKFMVYTRWGRVGIKGQDKLQGPYASREGAVQDFEAKFFSKTKNHWSNRKEFICHSKCYVLLEMDCEADQKSDVQEKPAIGSHLQASKLDPQIANFISLICNPDMMKQRMQQLGYNPERLPLGKLSRSTILKGYDVLRRISDTIDKSDREKLEELSGEFYTIIPHDFGFRKMRDFIIDTHYKLKCKLEMVEALGEIEIAASLFKDDIYSQADPLYSHYQCLRCELVPLKVGSAEFSMIDKYIHNTGDETHYRIDIVHLFKASREGEDERFKKFSNAKNRMLLWHGSQLTNWTGILSQGLRIAPPEAPSRGYSFGKGIYFADMFAKSVRYCGADWVNSDAVLILCEVALGDINEIQTFDHSPHQLPKGNLSAKAIGRTEPDPSKVEILEDGIIVPQGKPIDQTKPKAVWGMNEYIIFNVDQIRIRYVVHVKLCYNGVN, encoded by the exons ATGGTAAACAAGTTCAAAGCAGACGAGCTTGGGACAGAGCTTTCCAGGCGCGGTCCAAGCGCCGCTGGAACCAACCCCAAAAAG GAAAGGTTGGATTCAGCCCATGGAAAGGAAAAACATTCTGGTGTTTCTGCCGGCAAAAAGCGCCAAAGAAAATTGAGAGTCGATGATTTGGATGGAATCAAGAAAATCAAGGCCATTGAGGATCTTCATGAACAAGAAATCCTTAGAAGCATTTCGTCAAGCGGGTCAAAGTCAGAACTAATGGCCAGTCCCTGTGCTGTGGAGTCAAACGACCTTGCAGATGCACATGACG TTAGAGAACAAAATGAAGCAAAAGAAACAAGcaaagaagaaaagcaacttaCCAATAAGAAGAAGGGCAGTGCAGTGCTGGACCAGCATCTGCCAGATCATATAAAGACACAGTACCATGTTTTGGAACAA GGGGATAATATCTACGATGCCACATTGAACCAAACAAACGTTGGAGATAATAACAACAAGTTCTACGTGATTCAAGCTCTTG TAACTGCAGAATCCAATGATGGAGGTAAATTCATGGTATACACTAGATGGGGCAGGGTAGGAATAAAAGGTCAAGACAAGTTGCAAGGCCCTTATGCATCAAGGGAAGGTGCAGTTCAGGATTTTGAAGCAAAGTTCTTTTCAAAGACTAAGAATCATTGGTCCAACAGGAAAGAATTCATTTGCCATTCGAAGTGCTACGTTTTACTGGAAATGGACTGCGAGGCAGACCAAAAGTCAGAT GTACAGGAAAAGCCTGCTATTGGAAGTCATCTCCAGGCATCAAAGCTTGATCCTCAAATTGCAAATTTCATCTCTCTTATTTGCAACCCTGACATGATGAAGCAGCGAATGCAACAATTAG GGTACAATCCTGAAAGGTTGCCACTTGGTAAGCTGAGCAGATCAACAATCTTAAAG GGCTATGATGTCCTGAGGAGGATATCCGACACTATTGACAAATCGGATAGAGAAAAGCTTGAGGAATTAAGTGG GGAATTTTATACGATAATACCCCATGATTTTGGTTTTAGAAAAATGC GCGACTTTATTATTGACACCCATTATAAATTGAAATGCAAGCTGGAAATG GTTGAAGCTCTGGGTGAAATTGAAATAGCTGCTTCATTATTCAAGGATGACATCTATTCACAG GCAGACCCACTTTATTCCCATTATCAGTGCCTCCGTTGTGAATTAGTACCGCTTAAAGTTGGTTCTGCAGAATTCTCAATG ATTGACAAGTATATACATAATACTGGTGATGAAACTCATTATAGAATCGATATTGTTCACTTGTTTAAGGCTTCCAGGGAAGGTGAGGATGAACGGTTCAAGAAG TTTTCTAATGCCAAAAATAGAATGCTCTTATGGCATGGGTCTCAGCTGACAAACTGGACTGGCATTTTATCACAAG GTTTACGCATTGCTCCTCCTGAAGCACCTTCAAGAGGTTACTCTTTTGGGAAGGGGATATATTTTGCTGATATGTTTGCCAAAAGTGTTCGTTATTGTGGTGCGGACTGGGTAAATTCTGATGCTGTGCTGATTTTATGTGAG GTTGCGTTGGGTGACATAAACGAGATTCAAACTTTTGATCACAGTCCTCACCAGTTGCCAAAGGGAAATCTAAG TGCAAAAGCAATTGGCAGAACGGAACCAGACCCCTCAAAAGTCGAGATTCTTGAAGACGGTATAATTGTTCCACAAGGGAAACCCATAGACCAAACAAAGCCCAAG GCAGTATGGGGTATGAACGAGTATATAATATTCAACGTAGATCAGATTCGAATACGTTATGTCGTTCATGTGAAGCTCTGCTACAATGGGGTCAACTGA